From a region of the Paenibacillus lutimineralis genome:
- a CDS encoding response regulator transcription factor — MYNAKILLVDDEKAIVQLIEMVLRKEGFRHIYTAYNGKEALEIVKRHMIDIILLDVMLPDQTGFDLCPQIRNASDAHIIYLTARTSDLDVLTGFATGGDDYVTKPFNPLEIAARVKARLRRGVVTPIPSRLEESRSRYEFGRFVLDEFSGMLLVEGQEVPCPAQAYQLLLFLCKHPGIVFSKAQLYEEVWGMDGLGDDNTVMVHIRKIRERIEKDPGNPEYLLTVRGLGYKLVKVSI, encoded by the coding sequence ATGTATAATGCCAAGATTCTGTTGGTTGATGATGAAAAGGCGATTGTTCAATTAATTGAAATGGTGCTGCGCAAGGAGGGCTTCCGCCATATTTATACGGCGTATAACGGTAAGGAAGCTTTGGAGATCGTTAAGCGTCACATGATAGATATTATTTTGCTGGATGTCATGCTGCCCGATCAGACGGGCTTCGATTTATGTCCGCAAATTCGTAATGCTTCTGATGCCCATATTATTTATTTAACGGCTCGAACTTCGGATCTCGATGTGTTGACAGGTTTTGCGACTGGCGGGGATGACTACGTGACCAAGCCGTTTAACCCGCTGGAGATCGCCGCCCGTGTGAAGGCAAGGCTGCGTAGAGGTGTTGTAACGCCTATACCGTCTAGACTGGAGGAGAGTCGCAGCCGTTACGAATTTGGCCGATTTGTTCTCGATGAGTTTTCGGGCATGCTGCTCGTAGAAGGTCAGGAGGTCCCTTGCCCAGCTCAGGCATATCAACTGCTGTTGTTCCTGTGCAAGCATCCCGGCATCGTCTTCTCGAAGGCGCAGCTCTATGAAGAGGTATGGGGAATGGACGGACTTGGGGATGACAACACCGTAATGGTGCATATTCGCAAGATTCGTGAGCGGATCGAAAAGGATCCGGGCAATCCCGAATACCTGCTGACGGTCCGCGGCCTCGGTTACAAGCTGGTGAAGGTGAGCATATGA
- a CDS encoding DUF418 domain-containing protein has translation MINLKSKRIRLIDCLRGFSLLGILLANMLIFQYGMHGKDLLHLFHVTTVESTAHKFVQLLVEGSFMPIFTFVFGFGMIKMKESLNAKKRKAGLPLLRRFALLGVIGFLHSTFLWEGDILLYYGMIGVLLLIFMNRKPKTLIIWSCVLLTLVGLLGIFPGNKEAKSTQETNQRIEAYVKNTVTLYAEGSYAEIKHDRATADPMGKSPAEMLVLTMIAPMLHMPLFLLGMYAAKRQWFADPEQKGAIYRKYMLIFLPLGLLFKSYNLLYPEEIGAGTGLLVGGSLLSIGYMMAFAFTYSKFSSSRLFEYFEAVGKLSLTNYLMQTVICTTIFYGYGLGWFGKIGIILGCALAFLIYALQMLVSIWYNSHFKSGAIERIMRMWTYFSFSGKAKRKKTTPAVEM, from the coding sequence GTGATCAATTTGAAAAGTAAAAGGATACGTTTGATCGATTGTTTACGCGGGTTCAGTCTCCTTGGCATTCTACTTGCCAATATGCTGATTTTTCAGTACGGGATGCATGGGAAGGATTTGCTTCATCTATTTCATGTAACAACCGTCGAATCAACGGCTCATAAATTCGTTCAATTGTTAGTAGAAGGAAGTTTTATGCCGATTTTTACGTTTGTATTCGGATTTGGCATGATTAAAATGAAAGAAAGCCTGAACGCAAAGAAAAGGAAGGCTGGCCTGCCTTTACTACGCAGATTCGCTTTGCTAGGGGTTATTGGGTTCCTTCACAGTACCTTTCTGTGGGAAGGAGATATTTTGCTCTATTATGGTATGATTGGGGTTTTGCTTCTCATTTTTATGAACCGTAAACCCAAGACACTGATCATTTGGTCCTGTGTTTTGCTCACATTGGTGGGGTTATTAGGGATATTTCCGGGAAATAAAGAAGCCAAGAGTACTCAGGAAACGAACCAGCGCATAGAGGCATATGTTAAAAATACAGTTACGCTTTACGCCGAAGGAAGCTATGCGGAGATCAAGCATGATCGAGCAACCGCCGATCCAATGGGCAAATCACCAGCAGAAATGTTGGTTTTAACCATGATTGCACCGATGCTGCATATGCCTTTATTTCTGCTTGGCATGTATGCTGCGAAAAGACAGTGGTTTGCCGATCCTGAACAGAAAGGCGCAATCTACCGCAAATATATGCTGATTTTTCTACCGCTTGGACTTCTGTTCAAATCATACAACCTCCTGTATCCTGAGGAGATCGGTGCGGGAACTGGACTGCTGGTTGGAGGAAGCCTGTTGTCCATCGGCTACATGATGGCTTTTGCCTTTACCTATTCCAAATTCTCCTCGTCACGGTTATTTGAATATTTTGAAGCTGTAGGCAAGCTGTCGCTCACCAACTATTTGATGCAAACTGTGATCTGCACAACGATTTTCTATGGCTACGGATTAGGCTGGTTCGGTAAAATAGGCATTATTCTAGGCTGCGCACTGGCGTTCTTGATCTATGCCTTACAGATGCTTGTAAGCATTTGGTATAATTCTCACTTCAAATCTGGCGCGATTGAACGGATTATGCGTATGTGGACCTATTTCTCGTTCAGCGGCAAGGCGAAGCGGAAGAAGACCACTCCAGCCGTAGAAATGTAA
- a CDS encoding ABC transporter substrate-binding protein, whose translation MKWAGLLLAVMMVVGLLSGCGSSKETLNIYSWADNFDMDVIKDFEKQYNVKVKYDVFANNEDLLAKIKAGGTGYDLIQPSDYMVETMIKQNLLAPLDMNNIPNFENIADAYKNPTFDPGNKYSIVYMSGVTGIAYNTKYVKDEIDSWEDLWDPKYKGKVILLDDNREIIGMALKKAGHSNSSKDESEITAAVNDLKTLLPSVLAFDTDNIKQKMIQEEGWIGTVWSGDASFIAKDNPDIAFVIPKEGSTIFADNYAIPKDAKHKELAEKFINFMLEPEVSAKNYESIGYSDPNKNATPFHSAEYNADKMINLSEDELSRTEWLGDVGDKLSLYDRFWTELKSGRE comes from the coding sequence ATGAAGTGGGCTGGCTTGTTGCTGGCAGTAATGATGGTAGTTGGTTTGTTGTCCGGTTGCGGATCGTCTAAGGAGACGTTGAACATCTACAGTTGGGCAGACAATTTCGATATGGACGTCATTAAGGATTTTGAGAAGCAATACAATGTCAAGGTGAAGTATGATGTGTTCGCGAACAATGAGGACCTTCTGGCCAAGATCAAGGCAGGGGGTACGGGGTATGATCTGATTCAGCCTTCCGATTACATGGTTGAGACGATGATCAAGCAGAATTTGCTCGCTCCGCTCGATATGAACAACATTCCGAACTTTGAGAATATTGCTGATGCCTATAAGAATCCAACATTTGATCCTGGAAATAAATATTCCATCGTCTATATGTCAGGCGTAACGGGTATTGCTTACAATACAAAGTACGTTAAGGATGAAATTGATAGCTGGGAAGATCTCTGGGATCCTAAATATAAAGGCAAGGTTATTCTACTCGACGATAATCGTGAGATCATCGGAATGGCATTGAAGAAAGCCGGACATTCCAATAGCTCGAAGGATGAGTCGGAGATTACTGCAGCTGTTAACGATCTGAAGACACTACTGCCAAGCGTGCTCGCTTTTGATACAGATAATATTAAGCAAAAAATGATTCAGGAAGAGGGCTGGATCGGTACTGTATGGTCCGGGGATGCTTCCTTCATTGCTAAGGACAATCCGGATATCGCCTTCGTTATTCCGAAGGAAGGTAGTACAATCTTTGCGGATAACTATGCGATTCCTAAGGATGCCAAGCATAAGGAACTGGCCGAGAAGTTCATTAACTTCATGCTTGAGCCTGAAGTAAGTGCGAAGAACTATGAATCCATCGGATACAGTGATCCGAATAAGAATGCTACTCCGTTCCATAGTGCGGAATACAATGCTGACAAGATGATTAACTTGTCTGAGGACGAATTGTCACGTACAGAGTGGCTCGGCGATGTAGGCGATAAATTGAGTCTGTACGACCGGTTCTGGACTGAACTGAAGAGCGGTCGGGAATAA